One Silene latifolia isolate original U9 population chromosome 4, ASM4854445v1, whole genome shotgun sequence DNA segment encodes these proteins:
- the LOC141652266 gene encoding putative glucuronosyltransferase PGSIP8: protein MGSLRWPTVVAVMVVAMCLKRVAEGRYGEQKYKNAYATMMYMGTPRDYEYYVATRVLMRSLVKLDVKADLVVIASVDVPALWVRAMELEDGLKVVKVENVLNPYMAQDDSNRFKLTMNKLYAWNLVEYDRVVMLDADNLFLQKTDELFQCGQFCAAFINPCIFHTGLFVLQPSKETFEEMLHDLEMRRPNPDRADQGFIGGYFSDLLDMPLFHPPANATKLTGNYRLPLGYQMDASYYYLKLRWNVPCGPNSVITFPGAVWMKPWYWWSWPTLPLGFSWHEQRRNTLGYNAEIPMVLMLVVLYVGIIAITCLPRQYVPKFCYRRPDRSGFVYNTGLKLLALASIIAAYVIPFYIIPQTVHPLAGWSLYLLGSFALSSIVITTFTLPTLPVITPCLGIFGVLLVMLYPWHKDGVVRALAVFGYAFCASPFLWLSLVKVWSSLHVSEREAFMPSRLTESQPLVDFNKIT, encoded by the exons ATGGGAAGTTTACGGTGGCCAACGGTTGTGGCGGTGATGGTGGTGGCGATGTGTTTGAAGAGGGTGGCGGAGGGAAGGTACGGAGAACAAAAGTACAAGAATGCTTACGCTACAATGATGTATATGGGAACACCAAGGGATTACGAGTATTACGTAGCGACACGGGTCCTGATGAGATCACTCGTGAAGCTTGATGTTAAAGCTGATCTTGTTGTCATCGCCTCCGTTGACGTTCCTGCTCTTTGGGTCCGCGCTAT GGAGCTAGAAGATGGGCTAAAGGTGGTGAAAGTGGAGAATGTGTTGAATCCGTATATGGCCCAAGACGATAGTAACAGGTTCAAGTTAACAATGAACAAACTATATGCTTGGAACCTTGTGGAATATGATAGGGTTGTGATGCTCGACGCCGACAACcttttcctccaaaaaaccgACGAACTGTTTCAATGTGGCCAATTTTGTGCTGCCTTCATAAACCCCTGCATCTTCCACACTGGTCTCTTTGTCTTACAG CCATCAAAGGAGACTTTCGAGGAAATGCTACACGATTTGGAAATGCGAAGGCCTAATCCAGACAGGGCAGATCAGGGTTTCATAGGAGGCTACTTCTCGGACTTGCTTGACATGCCTTTGTTTCACCCTCCAGCTAATGCCACCAAACTTACCGGAAATTACAGGCTTCCTTTAGGATATCAAATGGATGCTTCTTATTACT ATCTCAAGCTTAGGTGGAATGTACCTTGTGGACCAAACAGTGTTATTACCTTCCCTGGAGCAGTATGGATGAAGCCGTGGTATTGGTGGTCGTGGCCTACACTCCCTCTTGGTTTCTCATGGCATGAACAACGTCGCAACACTCTTGG GTATAATGCTGAAATACCTATGGTGCTGATGTTGGTGGTTCTATACGTAGGAATCATAGCTATAACCTGTTTACCCCGACAGTATGTCCCCAAGTTTTGCTATAGGCGTCCAGACAGGAGTGGGTTTGTATACAACACCGGTCTCAAATTACTCGCATTGGCGTCTATTATTGCTGCGTATGTAATTCCCTTCTACATAATTCCTCAGACAGTTCACCCTTTAGCGGGGTGGAGCCTTTACTTGTTAGGCTCATTTGCGCTTTCTTCCATAGTGATTACCACCTTCACATTACCAACATTGCCGGTAATAACACCATGTCTTGGGATATTCGGGGTGCTGCTGGTAATGCTGTATCCTTGGCATAAGGACGGAGTTGTGAGGGCACTTGCAGTATTTGGCTACGCCTTTTGTGCTTCACCCTTTTTGTGGCTTTCTCTTGTAAAAGTTTGGTCAAGTCTTCATGTTTCCGAAAGGGAAGCTTTCATGCCTAGCAGATTGACTGAATCTCAACCTCTTGTTGACTTCAACAAGATCACTTGA